In one window of Clostridia bacterium DNA:
- a CDS encoding LemA family protein encodes MKNKTLVIVIGIAVILAVYFVGVQRGLVNLSEDVSASWGDVEVQYQRRADLIPNLVETVKAQAIKEQEIFTQLAEARAKLSGAATLEDKINANEGVSSVLGRLLAITENYPELKQNQGFQDLRIELEGTENRIAVARKYYNDNVKVYNKRIKVFPTNIAANILGFNDEFPYIKAEAGAEKAYEVKF; translated from the coding sequence ATGAAAAATAAGACTCTGGTAATTGTTATAGGTATTGCTGTAATATTGGCTGTTTATTTCGTGGGTGTACAGAGAGGCCTTGTGAATTTAAGCGAGGATGTAAGCGCTTCATGGGGTGATGTTGAAGTACAATATCAAAGAAGAGCTGATCTGATACCCAACCTTGTAGAAACAGTAAAAGCTCAAGCTATAAAAGAACAAGAGATTTTCACTCAGCTTGCAGAAGCACGGGCAAAATTGTCAGGTGCAGCAACTTTAGAGGATAAAATCAATGCAAACGAAGGAGTTTCTTCGGTATTGGGAAGACTTTTGGCTATAACTGAGAACTACCCTGAATTGAAGCAGAATCAGGGCTTCCAAGATTTAAGGATAGAGCTTGAAGGCACCGAAAATAGAATTGCAGTGGCTAGAAAATACTATAATGATAATGTAAAGGTATACAACAAGAGGATTAAGGTATTCCCGACAAACATTGCAGCAAACATATTGGGATTTAATGATGAGTTCCCGTATATTAAGGCAGAAGCTGGCGCTGAGAAGGCATATGAAGTGAAATTTTAA
- a CDS encoding TPM domain-containing protein, whose product MKLLRLPAAFLIILLLVTMGLGIVDVQAAEPKIPNPTAEFYFNDFAKMLDSSTGQDIVRLGESTFKSTEGGQVVFVSVDTLNGSTIEEYSNAVFNKWKIGTKDKGILFILSKQERESRIEVGYGYEGVLTDLESNKLLTKFSELNKEKGMDEAVKAIYLDICSIVNGDGDSVQYPNSSETRRQTNIENSFVEEHPILAAIAGIIILILIILDFILTGGRVTFFILRMAAASARRGGGGRNSGGGGRSGGGGSSSRF is encoded by the coding sequence GTGAAACTACTAAGGCTGCCAGCAGCGTTTCTTATAATATTGCTTTTAGTTACAATGGGCTTGGGAATAGTCGATGTACAAGCAGCAGAGCCTAAAATACCAAATCCTACAGCAGAGTTTTACTTCAATGACTTTGCTAAGATGCTGGATTCAAGCACAGGCCAAGATATCGTAAGGCTTGGCGAAAGCACCTTTAAATCCACTGAAGGTGGCCAGGTGGTGTTTGTTAGTGTCGACACATTAAACGGCAGCACTATCGAAGAATATTCCAATGCCGTTTTTAATAAGTGGAAAATAGGCACTAAGGATAAGGGGATTCTCTTTATACTAAGCAAGCAGGAGCGAGAATCCAGAATCGAAGTAGGATATGGCTATGAAGGGGTCTTAACTGACCTGGAAAGTAATAAGCTCCTTACAAAGTTTTCTGAGCTAAATAAAGAAAAGGGTATGGATGAGGCTGTAAAGGCAATATATTTGGATATTTGCAGTATAGTCAATGGCGATGGAGATAGCGTTCAATACCCGAATAGCAGCGAAACAAGACGACAAACAAACATAGAGAACAGCTTTGTCGAAGAGCATCCAATATTGGCAGCTATCGCAGGGATTATAATATTGATACTGATAATTTTGGATTTTATATTAACCGGAGGACGAGTTACGTTCTTCATTTTAAGGATGGCAGCAGCTTCTGCGAGAAGAGGCGGAGGCGGAAGGAACTCAGGTGGCGGTGGCCGCTCTGGAGGCGGAGGCTCATCATCGAGGTTTTAA
- a CDS encoding EamA family transporter, translating to MKGKSYIFVIIAAALWGTIGIYSKQLSTFGFSILQIVSIRAIFSTLAILTFILFKDKRLLKIEIRDFTYFVGTGIISFVFFNWCYFIAINKTSLSAAAILLYTAPVFVMVFSSILFKEKMTKRKIAALILTFIGCVFVTASAKGTAQNISALGILAGLGSGLGYALYSIFGRYALKKYDSITVTFYTFVFASVGLIPISNIKGFISLFSNINAVYYAILLGLLATVLPFMLYTKGLSHLETSKASIIATLEPVVATVVGIALFREPITIFKIIGILVVVLAVSMLVEKYEDNFEEKYEDNFEEK from the coding sequence ATGAAGGGTAAATCATACATCTTTGTCATTATCGCAGCAGCATTATGGGGCACAATCGGGATTTACAGCAAACAATTAAGCACATTTGGATTTAGTATTCTGCAAATAGTTTCAATTAGAGCAATTTTTTCAACTCTAGCCATATTGACGTTTATACTGTTTAAAGATAAACGGCTCCTTAAGATAGAAATTCGGGATTTTACTTACTTTGTAGGTACCGGAATAATAAGTTTTGTTTTTTTTAACTGGTGCTATTTTATTGCTATAAACAAAACATCCTTATCTGCTGCAGCAATATTATTGTACACTGCACCTGTTTTTGTCATGGTTTTTTCCTCGATACTATTTAAGGAAAAAATGACAAAAAGAAAAATAGCAGCCTTAATTCTTACCTTCATTGGATGTGTATTTGTTACTGCTTCTGCTAAAGGTACAGCTCAGAATATCTCTGCATTGGGGATATTGGCAGGATTGGGTTCTGGATTAGGATATGCGCTGTACAGTATATTTGGCAGGTATGCACTAAAGAAATATGATTCTATAACTGTTACTTTTTATACTTTTGTATTTGCAAGCGTGGGTTTAATTCCAATAAGTAATATCAAGGGGTTTATAAGCTTATTTTCGAATATTAATGCTGTATATTATGCAATTTTATTAGGTCTGCTTGCTACGGTATTGCCCTTCATGCTATATACTAAAGGCCTCTCACACCTCGAGACAAGCAAAGCTTCAATAATAGCAACATTGGAGCCGGTTGTTGCAACAGTAGTCGGAATTGCCTTGTTTAGAGAACCTATTACCATATTTAAAATAATCGGTATACTGGTAGTTGTACTTGCTGTATCTATGTTAGTAGAAAAATATGAAGATAACTTTGAAGAAAAATATGAAGATAACTTTGAAGAAAAATAG
- a CDS encoding flavodoxin domain-containing protein, whose protein sequence is MKIGIIVHSKTGNTLSVAQELKEKLLKDGHSVNLEKLTAVNDDQTEAGKIQLKSIPDITEYDALIFGAPVRGFSLSPVMTAYLIQLSSLSNKKAACFLTQFFPFPSMGGNHAMEQMKGLCNYKDIRVCETGIVNWSNIHRRKKISDVIESFSKVIIGNDFIKL, encoded by the coding sequence ATGAAAATAGGTATTATAGTTCATTCCAAAACCGGAAACACTCTTTCTGTTGCTCAGGAGCTCAAGGAGAAGCTTCTGAAGGATGGACATTCAGTAAATTTGGAGAAGTTAACAGCAGTCAATGATGATCAAACAGAAGCAGGAAAAATACAGCTTAAGAGTATCCCTGACATAACTGAATACGATGCGCTGATATTTGGTGCCCCAGTGAGGGGATTTTCCCTCTCGCCGGTTATGACAGCTTATTTAATACAGCTTTCATCCCTCTCCAATAAAAAGGCTGCATGTTTTTTAACTCAATTCTTCCCTTTCCCATCAATGGGTGGAAACCACGCAATGGAACAGATGAAAGGACTCTGCAATTACAAAGATATCAGAGTTTGTGAAACAGGCATTGTAAACTGGTCAAACATACACCGCAGAAAAAAAATCAGCGATGTGATAGAAAGCTTCAGTAAAGTCATCATTGGGAACGACTTCATTAAATTATAA
- a CDS encoding FMN-binding protein, producing MKRKKIIILSILIVLIGFIIAIIGTKAYIEAKLERLADQSISNVDLSNAKDGIYIGSYKAFPVAAEVEVTINNHRIKEIGLKKHNNGQGSAAEIIPGKVVEAQTLEVDIVAGATYSSKVILKAIEDALNQASR from the coding sequence ATGAAAAGAAAGAAAATAATAATCCTATCTATACTTATAGTACTTATAGGATTTATTATTGCTATAATAGGGACTAAGGCATATATAGAAGCGAAGCTGGAAAGGTTGGCGGACCAGAGTATATCGAATGTGGATTTGTCAAATGCGAAGGATGGGATTTATATTGGCAGCTACAAAGCATTTCCGGTTGCTGCAGAAGTTGAAGTAACAATTAATAATCATAGGATAAAAGAAATTGGGCTGAAAAAGCACAATAATGGTCAAGGCTCAGCTGCTGAGATAATACCAGGGAAAGTTGTTGAAGCACAAACTTTAGAGGTGGATATAGTAGCAGGAGCGACATATAGCAGCAAAGTGATTTTGAAAGCAATAGAAGACGCACTAAATCAAGCAAGCAGATAA
- a CDS encoding TetR/AcrR family transcriptional regulator produces the protein MENEKTMDDKKSLKRERVKMYFLEAAKEIIINEGHEKVSVRKVADMAGYSYATIYNYFENLNELLWEVKGVMVEDLFKALQKKMHRVTYDIAEVKEGFKIYIEYYFENPNVFKFFYFYPLRKPSKKTVDTEAGPDFNAMWKETFKGLILEGRLLEKDIEAVAKTFIYAIHGLIMLCLFNNGDLTEENAYKELDKIVDYIL, from the coding sequence ATGGAGAACGAGAAAACAATGGATGATAAAAAGAGTCTTAAAAGAGAGAGAGTAAAAATGTACTTTTTAGAAGCAGCTAAAGAAATCATTATTAACGAAGGTCATGAGAAGGTTTCTGTAAGAAAAGTGGCTGATATGGCAGGTTATTCATATGCAACTATATATAACTATTTTGAGAATCTCAATGAATTGCTGTGGGAAGTTAAAGGGGTTATGGTAGAAGATCTTTTTAAAGCATTGCAGAAAAAAATGCATCGGGTAACATATGATATTGCAGAAGTAAAAGAAGGCTTTAAAATATACATTGAGTATTATTTTGAGAATCCCAATGTTTTTAAATTCTTTTATTTCTATCCACTGAGAAAACCAAGCAAAAAAACTGTAGATACAGAGGCCGGACCCGATTTCAATGCAATGTGGAAGGAAACATTCAAGGGGCTGATACTTGAGGGAAGACTGCTGGAGAAGGACATTGAAGCAGTAGCTAAAACATTCATATATGCAATACATGGCTTGATAATGCTATGTCTTTTTAATAACGGAGATTTGACTGAAGAAAATGCGTATAAGGAACTAGATAAAATTGTTGATTATATATTGTAA
- a CDS encoding carbon starvation protein A has protein sequence MNILVLVGIGTLILVLAYFTYGKFVSKKVFELDDSRVVPAVEMEDGVDYVPADAKYLAGQHFSAIAAAGPVTGPVIAGMTFGWFPTFLWIIFGTIFIGGIHDMGSLVASIRHKAAGIADTMKNYVSNRVWILFNVFIFFTLVMIIVAFTDITTSSFVNTIELADGAVVGGGATATSSILYLILPVIMGFILKYTKMKLSVATIIFLPLVAISIWIGRYIPFSLQDVLGLASPKDAQKIWNFVVIAYCFIAGIVPVWALLQPRGHLGGYFLYATLVVSFIGIIFGGFPTQYPAWTHAFGDSNFWSPMFPMLFITVACGACSGFHSLVGSGTTSKQLAKESDAKPIGYGMMLAEAVVALIALSTVMILPKGDPILAKSPNFIYANGLGSFMELIGLGKAFGISFGLMAFTTFVYDTLDVCTRLGRFIVQELTGWKGWGGRIISAFLIGGVPLILMSINLTDPAGKPIAIWSLFWKTFGSSNQLLAALALIGITVWLQRTAKNRKAWLATLIPAIFMFIMSTWALINTFKSYTFKEGAFVMPVGTNIIVPVLCLIYIFLAIWVAIECAPVISRNAKHPDSSLPAEA, from the coding sequence ATGAATATTCTTGTTCTTGTTGGTATTGGAACGCTGATTCTTGTTTTAGCGTACTTCACCTATGGAAAGTTCGTCTCCAAGAAGGTGTTCGAACTTGACGATTCGAGAGTGGTCCCAGCCGTTGAAATGGAAGACGGTGTGGACTATGTCCCGGCGGATGCAAAATACTTGGCAGGTCAGCACTTCTCCGCCATCGCAGCTGCAGGCCCGGTAACAGGTCCGGTCATTGCAGGTATGACCTTTGGTTGGTTTCCAACTTTTCTTTGGATTATTTTTGGTACTATTTTTATTGGTGGTATTCATGACATGGGCTCTTTAGTCGCTTCTATTCGCCATAAAGCGGCTGGTATCGCAGACACGATGAAAAATTATGTTTCCAATCGAGTCTGGATTCTATTCAATGTTTTCATCTTCTTTACACTGGTAATGATCATTGTTGCTTTCACGGATATTACAACTTCGTCCTTCGTCAACACTATCGAATTGGCTGACGGTGCAGTCGTAGGTGGCGGCGCAACCGCTACATCTTCCATTTTGTACCTGATTCTGCCTGTGATCATGGGCTTTATACTGAAATACACGAAAATGAAGCTCAGTGTGGCAACGATCATCTTCTTGCCGTTGGTTGCGATTTCGATTTGGATCGGTCGATACATCCCGTTCAGTCTGCAAGATGTTCTAGGACTAGCTTCTCCTAAGGACGCTCAGAAGATATGGAACTTTGTCGTTATAGCATACTGTTTCATCGCAGGAATTGTGCCTGTATGGGCTCTCCTGCAGCCACGTGGCCACTTGGGTGGTTACTTCTTGTACGCAACACTAGTTGTATCGTTCATCGGAATCATATTCGGTGGTTTCCCCACACAATACCCAGCTTGGACTCATGCGTTCGGTGATTCAAACTTCTGGTCACCAATGTTCCCAATGCTCTTCATTACCGTCGCATGCGGTGCTTGCTCCGGTTTCCACAGCTTGGTCGGTTCCGGAACAACCTCCAAACAGTTGGCTAAAGAAAGTGACGCCAAACCTATCGGTTATGGCATGATGCTGGCTGAAGCAGTTGTTGCTCTGATTGCTTTGTCAACAGTTATGATTCTTCCAAAGGGCGATCCAATACTGGCCAAATCACCAAACTTCATCTATGCTAATGGTCTTGGTTCTTTCATGGAATTAATCGGACTCGGCAAAGCATTTGGTATTTCCTTCGGATTAATGGCTTTCACGACTTTCGTATATGACACACTGGACGTCTGCACAAGACTGGGCCGTTTCATCGTTCAGGAACTCACAGGCTGGAAAGGCTGGGGTGGACGTATTATTTCAGCCTTCTTGATTGGCGGAGTTCCGCTGATCCTGATGTCAATCAACCTGACAGATCCGGCTGGAAAACCGATCGCAATCTGGAGTCTGTTCTGGAAGACCTTCGGTTCATCCAACCAGTTGCTGGCTGCTCTGGCACTCATAGGGATCACAGTATGGCTGCAAAGAACCGCTAAAAACCGAAAAGCTTGGCTGGCAACGTTGATTCCTGCTATATTCATGTTCATCATGAGCACCTGGGCTTTGATCAACACCTTCAAATCCTACACATTCAAAGAAGGTGCATTCGTGATGCCAGTTGGAACGAATATTATTGTCCCGGTTCTGTGTCTGATTTATATCTTCCTTGCAATATGGGTTGCCATAGAGTGTGCACCAGTGATCAGTCGGAATGCCAAGCATCCTGATAGTTCACTGCCCGCCGAAGCCTGA
- a CDS encoding LytTR family DNA-binding domain-containing protein has translation MYCIIVDDECPSIEELSYFITNFSSIKILETFDDSIKALEYVQKHPIDVIFLDINMPKLDGLTFSRVINTLAAKPILVFISAYSEHALEAFEVAAFDYILKPYSESRIIGTLKRLESYTSAKCSSSKITLWKNNKLFVLNMNDIYYCEVHEHEVHIYTKNDQFIVSTSISDFYKKLPQDTFFRCHRSYIVNTDKITEIIPWFNNTYMLKLQGLDSEIPVSRQNILSFKQLMGI, from the coding sequence ATGTATTGTATTATTGTTGATGACGAATGCCCATCAATCGAGGAGTTAAGTTATTTTATTACTAATTTCAGTTCAATTAAAATACTGGAAACCTTTGATGACAGCATAAAAGCTCTTGAATATGTGCAGAAACACCCTATAGATGTGATTTTTCTGGATATAAACATGCCCAAATTAGACGGGTTAACCTTCAGCAGAGTGATAAACACGTTAGCAGCTAAACCCATTCTCGTATTTATCAGTGCTTATAGTGAGCATGCTCTTGAAGCCTTCGAGGTTGCTGCTTTTGATTATATTTTAAAGCCTTACTCGGAAAGCAGAATAATAGGCACGCTGAAGAGACTTGAAAGTTATACATCTGCCAAGTGCAGCAGCAGCAAAATTACTTTGTGGAAAAACAATAAGCTGTTCGTATTAAATATGAATGATATATATTATTGTGAAGTTCATGAGCATGAGGTGCATATATATACAAAGAATGATCAATTCATAGTTTCCACAAGCATTTCTGACTTTTATAAGAAACTCCCCCAAGATACTTTTTTTAGATGCCACCGGTCATATATCGTAAATACCGATAAAATTACTGAGATAATCCCTTGGTTCAATAATACATATATGCTTAAGCTGCAAGGATTGGATTCAGAGATTCCAGTAAGCAGGCAAAACATATTATCATTCAAACAACTAATGGGCATATAA
- a CDS encoding sensor histidine kinase — translation MIDLFKNLLNNLSYVVIVAFIISNLHVFKKIIQKDEFRRFDLVVLSITFAVFGIIGTYSGTDVNGAIANTRIIGVMAGGILCGPFVGIVSGIIAGVHRFIYDIGGITSVPCAIATIIAGFVSALIYKKGIRHEKWLYGLIGGVVVESIEMLLILLISKPYSSALFIVKSIYFPMSLTNALGICILILLIQSAFKEKEQIAAKQAQLALEIANKTLPYFRDINNDSLKKICSIIKDSTGAAAVAITDKTTILAHVGLCSDHHISGEPIQTTATVQVIKDGQMRILNSPEEIECSSENCQLKSALLLPLKEGEEVNGTLKLYYAKENGASYTDEKLAIGLSQLISTQMEISKVGKLKELAAKAEIKALQAQINPHFLFNALNTIIALLRINSDSARELIVNLSTYLRYNIEETSTFVDISKELQQVKSYVEIEKARFGDKLNVIYEIDESIHIKIPSLIIQPIVENSIKHGILEGRGSGNVKIEVKKHNLEGAKITIEDDGMGIPQAIIDSICAGNVSENKIGMSNVDMRLRHLYGAGLVIERLAEGTRISFILNEYDD, via the coding sequence ATGATAGACTTATTTAAAAACCTTTTAAACAATCTAAGCTACGTAGTCATAGTCGCTTTCATTATTTCCAATTTGCACGTATTTAAAAAGATAATACAGAAGGATGAATTCAGAAGATTTGACCTTGTTGTACTGTCCATAACCTTTGCCGTATTTGGCATCATAGGTACATACAGCGGCACAGATGTGAACGGTGCTATAGCTAATACAAGGATCATTGGAGTAATGGCCGGCGGTATTCTATGCGGACCTTTTGTAGGTATTGTATCCGGTATTATTGCAGGTGTTCATAGATTTATTTATGATATTGGCGGCATAACCTCCGTCCCTTGTGCAATAGCTACTATTATTGCAGGTTTTGTCTCAGCCCTTATATATAAGAAAGGCATCAGGCACGAAAAATGGCTATATGGGCTTATCGGGGGCGTTGTTGTAGAAAGTATCGAGATGCTTCTCATTTTGCTTATTTCAAAACCCTACTCCAGTGCTCTTTTTATAGTAAAAAGCATCTATTTTCCCATGAGCCTAACAAACGCTCTGGGTATATGCATACTGATACTGCTGATACAGTCAGCTTTTAAGGAAAAAGAGCAAATAGCCGCAAAACAGGCCCAGCTTGCTCTGGAAATTGCAAATAAAACACTCCCCTATTTTAGAGATATAAACAATGACTCATTAAAAAAGATATGCTCAATAATAAAGGACTCCACAGGAGCTGCCGCAGTTGCGATCACTGATAAGACTACAATATTGGCACATGTAGGCCTGTGCTCGGACCATCATATCAGCGGTGAGCCGATCCAGACCACCGCTACAGTGCAAGTAATTAAAGATGGACAAATGCGTATTTTAAATTCCCCAGAGGAGATAGAATGCTCTTCAGAAAACTGCCAGCTAAAATCTGCGCTTTTATTGCCTCTTAAAGAGGGTGAGGAAGTTAATGGAACCCTGAAATTATATTATGCTAAAGAAAATGGTGCATCCTATACAGACGAAAAGCTGGCTATCGGCTTATCACAGCTGATATCAACCCAGATGGAAATAAGCAAGGTAGGTAAGCTGAAGGAATTGGCTGCAAAAGCAGAAATCAAGGCACTTCAGGCACAAATAAACCCGCATTTTCTCTTCAATGCATTAAACACAATAATAGCTCTTTTGAGGATTAACTCGGACAGTGCCAGAGAGCTCATCGTCAACCTTTCGACTTATTTAAGATACAACATAGAAGAGACAAGCACTTTCGTAGATATCAGCAAGGAGCTGCAGCAGGTTAAATCCTATGTGGAGATAGAAAAGGCGAGGTTCGGAGATAAGCTTAATGTAATCTATGAAATAGATGAAAGTATACACATTAAAATACCCTCGCTAATAATACAGCCTATAGTGGAAAACTCAATAAAACATGGAATTTTAGAAGGCCGCGGTTCTGGGAATGTTAAGATTGAAGTAAAAAAACATAACTTAGAAGGCGCTAAAATAACAATAGAGGATGATGGTATGGGCATCCCTCAAGCCATTATTGACAGCATATGTGCCGGAAATGTCAGTGAGAATAAAATCGGCATGTCCAATGTAGATATGAGACTGCGGCATTTATACGGTGCAGGACTTGTGATAGAGCGTCTTGCCGAAGGAACAAGAATTAGTTTTATCCTTAATGAGTATGATGATTGA
- a CDS encoding PadR family transcriptional regulator, whose amino-acid sequence MSVDKQDALFEGLVLELRRGTIALSVMSQLKSPQYGYSLVVQLEKKGITVDAGTLYPLLRRLEGQGLLESSWDVESAKPRKYYKLSEYGGIIFERLCAHWFDIVENMNSIINCEDVK is encoded by the coding sequence GTGAGTGTTGATAAACAGGATGCACTTTTCGAGGGTTTGGTATTAGAGCTGAGAAGAGGTACTATAGCGCTTAGTGTCATGAGCCAGCTGAAGTCACCGCAGTACGGATACTCCCTTGTCGTACAGCTTGAGAAGAAAGGAATAACGGTTGATGCAGGTACCTTATATCCGCTTCTTCGAAGGCTTGAGGGGCAGGGCCTCTTGGAGAGCAGCTGGGATGTAGAAAGTGCTAAGCCGAGGAAATACTATAAGCTTAGTGAGTATGGCGGAATAATATTTGAGAGGCTGTGCGCCCATTGGTTTGATATAGTGGAAAATATGAATAGTATAATCAATTGTGAGGATGTGAAATAA
- a CDS encoding HD domain-containing phosphohydrolase — protein sequence MKRVIIGIEAICSNTSALYFIFFAVLLIHIIIIITLIKANARHKEVMHELEKSENKYRMMFQCMQEGFALFEIITNQKGEPKDYYLIDTNPAFEYITGVSREEATYQAFSGLLPQTEIDKLEKFNKVALTGEPVKYENYLEDLGKHLLVNVYKPEQDKLALIFSDITQKKAAEELVQRQNLSFEALFKNSSDAIVLFNQYHEVIAINEKFTTLFGYSIDEIRGKEVDSIVAPGEKLDEANQLTSNLFDGHEVSLESVRFGADGQPRNVSVKGVPIILNNKIISGYGIYADISERKKAEKEILYMNYHDQLTGLYNRRLFEAELKRLNIERNLPISVVMADVNGLKLINDAFGHAAGDRLLITTAKIIKKECRADEIIARLGGDEFVILLPKTNSEEAEKVIKRIKAASSSIRLQSMELSISFGWDTKNSAAQDINEILKNAEDNMYRDKLFESPSVRGKTIQAIIKSLHEKNKREEQHSQRVSYLCETIGIAMGCSESEVNELKTVGLLHDIGKIAIDEKILNKPGQLTVEEWNEIKRHPEIGYRILSSVNDMAELAEFVLAHHERWDGKGYPKGLKGEEIPLQARIMTVADAYDAMTSERTYRKPLAEEGVIEELRKNAGKQFDPEIARVFIEKVMHKKIV from the coding sequence TTGAAACGAGTAATAATAGGAATAGAAGCTATATGCAGCAATACTTCAGCATTATATTTTATATTTTTTGCTGTACTGCTGATACATATTATCATTATTATTACGCTGATTAAAGCAAACGCCAGACATAAAGAGGTAATGCATGAACTAGAGAAAAGTGAAAACAAGTATCGAATGATGTTTCAATGTATGCAGGAGGGCTTTGCTTTATTTGAGATTATTACCAATCAAAAGGGAGAGCCAAAAGATTATTATTTAATTGATACAAATCCCGCATTCGAATATATCACAGGAGTAAGCAGAGAAGAAGCTACGTATCAAGCATTTTCAGGATTGTTGCCTCAAACAGAAATAGATAAACTTGAAAAGTTTAACAAAGTGGCTTTGACAGGAGAGCCTGTTAAGTATGAAAATTATTTGGAGGATTTAGGAAAGCACTTATTGGTTAATGTATATAAACCGGAACAGGATAAACTTGCCCTTATATTTTCAGATATTACGCAGAAGAAGGCAGCAGAAGAGCTGGTGCAGCGACAGAATCTGAGCTTTGAGGCTTTATTCAAGAATTCCTCTGATGCCATTGTTCTCTTCAATCAGTATCATGAAGTTATTGCAATTAATGAGAAATTCACAACCTTATTTGGATATTCCATTGATGAAATCCGTGGTAAGGAAGTAGATAGTATAGTAGCACCAGGAGAAAAGTTGGATGAGGCAAATCAATTGACAAGTAATTTGTTTGACGGGCATGAGGTCAGTCTGGAATCCGTTCGTTTCGGTGCAGACGGGCAGCCCCGAAATGTTAGCGTAAAAGGGGTTCCTATTATCTTGAACAATAAAATTATTAGTGGTTATGGGATATATGCAGATATCTCCGAGAGGAAAAAAGCAGAGAAGGAAATACTATATATGAACTACCATGACCAACTTACAGGTCTTTATAACCGGAGGCTTTTTGAAGCAGAATTGAAGCGGCTCAATATCGAAAGGAACCTCCCAATTTCTGTTGTTATGGCAGATGTTAATGGGTTAAAGCTTATCAATGATGCATTTGGGCATGCTGCGGGGGACAGACTGTTAATAACAACTGCGAAGATAATCAAAAAGGAATGCAGGGCAGATGAGATTATAGCCAGACTAGGTGGAGATGAATTTGTTATTTTACTGCCTAAAACGAATTCAGAGGAAGCGGAGAAAGTTATAAAGCGAATAAAAGCAGCAAGTTCAAGCATACGTCTGCAATCTATGGAATTGTCAATTTCCTTCGGGTGGGATACAAAGAATAGCGCCGCTCAAGATATCAATGAAATACTTAAAAACGCAGAAGACAATATGTATAGGGATAAATTATTCGAAAGTCCCAGTGTCAGAGGAAAAACAATACAGGCCATTATTAAGTCCCTTCATGAAAAAAATAAAAGGGAGGAACAACATTCCCAGAGAGTAAGCTATTTATGCGAAACTATCGGCATCGCAATGGGATGCAGCGAAAGTGAAGTGAACGAACTTAAGACTGTAGGACTGCTTCATGACATTGGTAAAATTGCCATTGATGAGAAAATACTAAATAAGCCGGGTCAGCTTACAGTCGAAGAATGGAACGAAATAAAGCGACATCCGGAGATTGGGTATAGAATATTGAGTTCAGTGAATGATATGGCAGAATTAGCAGAATTTGTACTTGCACATCATGAGAGATGGGATGGAAAGGGTTACCCCAAGGGATTAAAAGGAGAAGAGATACCGTTGCAAGCAAGAATTATGACGGTCGCAGATGCTTATGATGCAATGACAAGTGAAAGAACCTATCGTAAACCCTTAGCTGAAGAGGGAGTTATAGAGGAGCTAAGAAAAAATGCAGGCAAACAATTTGATCCTGAAATTGCAAGGGTTTTTATTGAAAAGGTGATGCATAAAAAAATTGTATAA